In Lujinxingia litoralis, a single window of DNA contains:
- a CDS encoding translation initiation factor gives MGKRRNASDQRNASKKKIALDADTKGFGHNPFAAHFGQASSPAAPPEETSTAPNPQHQPAPGATLNLARLKHLRLRIERKGRGGKTVTLLEGLGSPGEDALEALLGQLKRALGCGAAIDGEAIALQGDQRERAARWLQEQGASVR, from the coding sequence ATGGGTAAACGCCGCAACGCCAGCGATCAGCGCAACGCCTCGAAGAAAAAAATCGCCCTCGACGCCGATACCAAAGGCTTTGGCCACAATCCGTTTGCCGCCCATTTTGGCCAGGCCTCCTCGCCGGCCGCGCCCCCCGAGGAGACCTCCACCGCCCCGAACCCCCAACACCAGCCGGCCCCCGGCGCCACGCTGAACCTCGCCAGGCTCAAACATCTGCGCCTGCGCATTGAGCGCAAAGGTCGAGGCGGCAAAACCGTCACCCTTCTCGAAGGGCTGGGCTCCCCTGGCGAAGATGCGCTCGAAGCACTCCTCGGCCAGCTCAAACGCGCCCTGGGCTGCGGAGCCGCGATCGATGGCGAGGCCATCGCGCTCCAGGGCGACCAGCGCGAACGCGCCGCACGCTGGCTCCAGGAGCAGGGCGCCTCGGTGCGCTGA
- a CDS encoding group II truncated hemoglobin produces the protein MTQPPPEDTTPFELVGGTEGVQKLVDRFYDLMDTLPEAATIRAMHARSLKVSREKLVLFLTGWLGGPPLYMEKYGHPRLRMRHAPFDIDEDARQAWMLCMRQALDEQVEDAQLRRFLDQALDRVAAHMRNMH, from the coding sequence ATGACCCAACCTCCCCCCGAAGACACCACTCCTTTTGAACTCGTTGGCGGCACCGAGGGTGTACAAAAGCTCGTCGACCGCTTCTACGACCTGATGGACACCCTTCCCGAGGCGGCGACCATCCGAGCGATGCACGCCAGAAGCCTGAAAGTCTCGCGCGAGAAGCTCGTGCTCTTTCTCACCGGCTGGCTCGGCGGTCCCCCCCTCTACATGGAAAAGTACGGGCACCCTCGCCTGCGCATGCGTCACGCCCCCTTCGACATCGACGAAGACGCCCGCCAGGCCTGGATGCTCTGCATGCGTCAGGCCCTTGATGAGCAGGTCGAGGACGCACAGTTGCGCCGCTTCCTGGATCAGGCACTCGATCGCGTCGCCGCCCATATGCGCAACATGCACTGA
- a CDS encoding VOC family protein: MSDLSGRPFFINLAVENVERSRRFFEALGYAFDARFEGEQACCLIINDLAYAMLLEPSFFQNFTERKVCDTSSHSEALLCVLVPTREEVDEMVEKAVAHGGAYAMPKQEQGGMYGWSFYDVDGHHWEVGWMGEGLPPQE, translated from the coding sequence ATGAGCGATCTGTCGGGACGCCCGTTCTTTATTAATCTTGCCGTTGAGAATGTGGAGCGCTCCCGGCGCTTCTTTGAGGCGCTGGGGTATGCGTTTGATGCGCGCTTTGAGGGGGAGCAGGCCTGCTGCCTGATCATCAACGACCTGGCGTATGCGATGTTGTTGGAGCCCTCGTTTTTCCAGAACTTCACCGAGCGCAAGGTCTGCGACACCTCCAGCCACAGCGAAGCGCTGCTCTGCGTGCTCGTGCCTACACGCGAGGAGGTTGATGAGATGGTCGAAAAGGCGGTGGCTCACGGCGGCGCCTATGCGATGCCGAAGCAGGAGCAAGGGGGGATGTACGGATGGAGTTTTTATGATGTGGATGGCCACCACTGGGAGGTGGGGTGGATGGGGGAAGGCCTGCCCCCTCAGGAGTAG
- a CDS encoding DUF6694 family lipoprotein, with amino-acid sequence MYRLFLLLLGTSFLLGCSPRVDASSPEALEASITRIHEGLTETERKAFNENLEAILFNSQFTVAPDQSAEDAALKAIHGLSVKQVMKVGGDLRKDAIEALRSLAEPTIKELEALRESSAPARRTLDAFTLKATEYRLDTPPSGSAQPVMKLSLTNGTNRAVSRVHFDGGLTTPENPNPKSLDVQRFTLTLPQSLEPGESLQLIYEPTIYNPAWSVQYQEGMTLKTLVVRLDDASAEPIAESAFGLEQESSLSSLKAL; translated from the coding sequence ATGTACAGACTTTTCCTTCTCTTGCTCGGAACCTCCTTCCTGCTGGGCTGCAGCCCCCGCGTGGACGCGTCCAGCCCGGAGGCGCTCGAGGCCTCGATCACCCGCATCCATGAGGGGCTCACCGAGACGGAGCGCAAAGCCTTCAACGAGAACCTCGAAGCCATTCTCTTCAACTCTCAATTCACGGTCGCCCCCGATCAATCCGCCGAAGATGCCGCCTTGAAAGCCATTCACGGACTTAGCGTGAAGCAGGTGATGAAAGTGGGCGGAGACCTTCGTAAGGATGCCATCGAAGCACTGCGCAGCCTCGCGGAGCCCACCATTAAGGAACTCGAAGCGCTACGTGAGAGTTCGGCGCCGGCCCGACGCACGTTGGATGCGTTCACCCTGAAGGCTACTGAATATCGGCTCGATACCCCCCCCTCCGGAAGCGCTCAGCCGGTCATGAAGCTCTCTCTGACCAACGGTACCAATCGCGCGGTCTCCCGCGTGCACTTCGACGGCGGGCTCACGACGCCAGAGAACCCAAACCCGAAGTCTCTCGATGTGCAGCGCTTCACTCTGACGCTGCCCCAAAGCCTGGAGCCCGGCGAGAGCCTCCAGCTCATCTATGAACCCACGATCTACAACCCGGCCTGGTCGGTTCAGTATCAGGAAGGCATGACGCTTAAGACCCTGGTCGTGCGCCTCGACGATGCCAGCGCAGAGCCCATCGCCGAGTCGGCCTTTGGACTGGAACAAGAGAGCTCTCTCAGCTCCCTGAAAGCCCTCTAG
- a CDS encoding catalase, whose protein sequence is MAGSSKNGKNPKSSKSGATKSSKKASKSTRSTSSKTSASRGSTAAKRGAKSTSSRGSKSSGNGRRRGPRLTTADGAPVGDQENALSAGPRGPLLMQDVNLIEQIQRFNRERMPERVVHAKGTGVYGTFKVTADLRRYTRASIFSKKGKKTECVVRFSTVAGERGAADAERDPRGFAMKFYTDEGNWDLVCNNTPIFFVRDPYKFQMFIHSQKRHPETNLRDANMQWDFWSLCPESLHQVTWLFGDRGIPRSYRHMNGYSSHTYSMINEQGERVWVKFHFKTLQGIECLTNAEAAEVIMHDRESHQRDMLDAIQGGDFPKWKAYLQVMTQEQAQNFRWNPFDLTKVWPHADFPLIEFGELELNRTPKNYHHEVEQSAFNPSSFVPGIGPSPDKMLQARLLSYQDAHLYRVGVNYRDLDVNRPRCPVHNYLRDGQFGGMHDEGTGFPNYYPNSIKGAPQPDASFNEPPWELGSVTVDRWDSRIDHDDYTQAGNLFRLMDRDEKVRLAVNIVESLGGCRKDIIERQLVHFDQADANYGRLVRRALEAYRNGEMDDLHESVQPHA, encoded by the coding sequence ATGGCAGGCTCCTCAAAGAACGGCAAGAACCCCAAAAGCTCCAAAAGCGGCGCCACGAAGTCGTCTAAAAAGGCGTCGAAAAGCACCCGCAGCACCTCGTCCAAGACCTCCGCTTCCCGGGGTTCCACCGCGGCAAAGCGGGGAGCCAAAAGCACGAGTTCCCGGGGCTCGAAGTCGTCGGGCAACGGCCGGCGTCGAGGTCCGCGTCTGACCACCGCCGACGGGGCCCCGGTGGGCGACCAGGAAAACGCGCTCAGCGCCGGGCCCCGCGGCCCCCTGCTGATGCAGGACGTCAACCTCATCGAGCAGATCCAGCGCTTCAACCGCGAGCGCATGCCCGAGCGCGTCGTCCACGCCAAAGGCACCGGCGTCTATGGCACCTTTAAGGTCACCGCCGACCTGCGCCGCTATACCCGGGCGTCGATCTTTTCGAAAAAGGGCAAGAAAACCGAGTGCGTGGTGCGCTTCTCCACCGTGGCCGGCGAACGCGGCGCGGCCGACGCCGAACGCGACCCGCGCGGCTTTGCCATGAAGTTCTACACCGACGAGGGCAACTGGGATCTGGTCTGCAACAACACGCCGATCTTTTTCGTGCGCGATCCCTACAAGTTCCAGATGTTCATCCACTCCCAGAAGCGCCACCCCGAGACGAACCTGCGCGACGCCAACATGCAGTGGGACTTCTGGAGCCTCTGCCCGGAGAGCCTCCACCAGGTGACCTGGCTCTTCGGTGACCGCGGCATCCCTCGCAGCTACCGCCATATGAATGGCTACAGCAGCCACACCTACTCGATGATCAACGAGCAGGGGGAGCGGGTCTGGGTCAAGTTTCACTTCAAGACCCTCCAGGGCATCGAGTGCCTGACCAACGCTGAGGCCGCCGAGGTCATCATGCATGATCGCGAAAGCCATCAGCGCGACATGCTCGACGCCATCCAGGGTGGGGACTTTCCGAAATGGAAAGCCTACCTCCAGGTCATGACCCAGGAGCAGGCCCAGAACTTCCGCTGGAACCCCTTCGACCTGACCAAGGTCTGGCCGCACGCCGACTTCCCGCTCATCGAGTTTGGAGAGCTGGAGCTCAACCGCACCCCGAAAAACTACCATCACGAGGTGGAGCAATCGGCCTTTAACCCCAGCTCCTTTGTCCCCGGCATCGGGCCCAGCCCCGACAAGATGCTCCAGGCGCGCCTCTTAAGTTATCAGGACGCCCACCTCTACCGCGTCGGCGTCAACTACCGCGATCTGGACGTCAACCGCCCCCGCTGCCCGGTGCATAATTACCTGCGCGACGGTCAGTTCGGCGGGATGCACGATGAGGGCACCGGGTTTCCCAACTACTACCCCAACAGCATCAAGGGCGCTCCCCAGCCCGATGCCTCGTTCAATGAACCGCCCTGGGAGCTCGGCTCGGTGACCGTCGACCGCTGGGACTCCCGCATCGATCACGACGACTACACGCAGGCCGGCAACCTCTTCCGGCTGATGGACCGCGACGAAAAGGTGCGCCTGGCGGTCAACATCGTCGAATCGCTGGGCGGCTGCCGCAAAGACATCATCGAGCGACAGCTCGTGCACTTCGATCAGGCCGACGCCAACTACGGGCGCCTGGTTCGCAGGGCGCTGGAGGCCTACCGCAACGGAGAGATGGACGATCTTCACGAGAGCGTTCAGCCTCACGCCTGA
- a CDS encoding YchJ family protein, which translates to MRRRTCPCSSNQPAALCCGKYHRGLPAPNPEALMRSRFSAYARGLVDYVIDTTLPESPQAKPERASWRRELLAYCKATDFVELRVLHTEWEPGQSEGFVTFKATLIQDRQPFSFTERSRFELKTLPGQKGDPRWYYAEGEELEEGV; encoded by the coding sequence ATGCGACGACGCACCTGCCCCTGCTCCAGCAACCAACCCGCCGCGCTGTGTTGCGGCAAGTACCATCGCGGCCTCCCGGCGCCGAATCCCGAAGCCCTGATGCGCTCGCGTTTCAGCGCTTACGCCCGAGGCCTGGTCGACTACGTCATCGACACAACCCTGCCCGAGAGCCCCCAGGCCAAACCCGAGCGCGCCAGCTGGCGGCGCGAGCTGCTGGCCTACTGCAAGGCCACCGACTTCGTGGAGCTACGCGTACTCCACACCGAATGGGAGCCCGGCCAATCCGAAGGCTTCGTGACCTTTAAGGCCACGCTGATCCAGGATCGCCAGCCCTTCAGCTTCACCGAACGCAGCCGCTTCGAGCTCAAAACCCTCCCCGGCCAAAAGGGCGATCCCCGCTGGTACTACGCCGAGGGCGAAGAACTCGAAGAAGGCGTCTGA
- a CDS encoding DEAD/DEAH box helicase — protein sequence MNDFAKLDLIEPLRRAIAAQNYVKPTPIQAQAIPALLQGRDVLGCAQTGTGKTAAFTLPVLQHLAGQKAPRGKRPVRALILSPTRELAAQIGESIEAYAKHLNLRHLVMFGGVNEKPQIRALERGVDLLVACPGRLLDLHGRGFVDLTHVDFFVLDEADRMLDMGFVPDVRRILKALRGERQNLLFSATMPPSVAKLANTFMTDPVRIDITPESTTVEAIDQRVMFVEKSDKTQLLSELLVDLKVESTIVFTRTKHGANRLTKKLERAGFKAAAIHGNKSQNARRRALEGFQDGSITILVATDVASRGIDVESVTHVFNFDLPNEPESYVHRIGRTGRAGRAGTAIAFCDDSEGEYLRDIEKTIGESITVDTTHAFHSEKAMNAVPAARSAGGRGKSRGGRRRSSNRRSGGRKSRGGGSKNQNAPKQRQSTRSERSHGERKERVESASRGNDSRQARDDARQEQGEGTGRRSSSRRRGRRGGRGRSGQGERPAGARTSQREGNAEGSGASSEPRQGSGSGRQSSERRTSRGARQRANARNLQATSGSQPSGQRAKGAAADTSKQPRRTRRDRRPLSERD from the coding sequence TTGAACGATTTTGCAAAGCTCGACCTGATCGAACCGCTGCGCCGGGCGATCGCTGCCCAGAATTACGTCAAACCCACCCCCATTCAGGCCCAGGCCATCCCCGCGCTGCTCCAGGGCCGCGATGTGCTCGGCTGCGCCCAGACCGGGACCGGCAAAACCGCCGCGTTCACCCTCCCGGTGCTCCAGCACCTGGCCGGCCAGAAAGCCCCCCGCGGCAAGCGCCCCGTACGCGCCCTGATCCTCTCTCCGACTCGCGAGCTCGCCGCCCAGATCGGCGAATCGATCGAGGCCTACGCCAAGCACTTAAACCTGCGTCACCTGGTGATGTTCGGCGGGGTCAATGAAAAGCCCCAGATCCGCGCGTTGGAGCGGGGCGTCGACCTTTTGGTGGCCTGCCCCGGGCGCCTGCTCGACCTGCATGGCCGCGGGTTTGTCGACCTGACGCACGTCGACTTCTTCGTGCTCGATGAAGCCGACCGCATGCTCGACATGGGCTTTGTCCCCGATGTGCGTCGGATCCTCAAAGCCCTGCGTGGCGAGCGCCAGAACCTGCTCTTCTCGGCCACGATGCCGCCCTCGGTGGCGAAGCTGGCCAACACCTTTATGACGGATCCGGTGCGCATCGACATCACGCCCGAATCGACCACGGTGGAGGCCATCGACCAGCGAGTGATGTTTGTCGAGAAGTCCGACAAGACGCAGCTGCTCAGCGAGCTGCTCGTCGACCTCAAGGTCGAGTCCACCATCGTGTTTACCCGCACCAAGCACGGCGCCAACCGCCTGACCAAGAAGCTGGAGCGAGCCGGCTTTAAGGCCGCGGCCATTCACGGCAATAAGAGCCAGAATGCCCGTCGTCGCGCGCTCGAAGGGTTCCAGGATGGCTCGATCACCATCCTGGTGGCCACCGACGTGGCCTCCCGCGGCATCGATGTGGAGAGCGTCACCCACGTCTTTAACTTCGACCTGCCCAACGAGCCCGAGAGCTACGTGCACCGCATCGGCCGCACCGGACGCGCCGGGCGCGCGGGCACGGCGATCGCCTTCTGCGATGACTCCGAAGGCGAGTACCTGCGCGACATTGAGAAAACCATCGGTGAGTCGATCACGGTGGATACCACGCATGCCTTCCACAGCGAGAAGGCGATGAACGCCGTGCCCGCCGCCAGGAGCGCCGGCGGCCGGGGCAAGAGCCGCGGCGGGCGCCGACGCAGCTCCAACCGCCGCTCCGGCGGGCGCAAGAGCCGCGGCGGTGGCAGCAAGAACCAGAACGCGCCGAAGCAGCGCCAGAGCACGCGTAGCGAGCGTAGCCATGGCGAGCGCAAGGAGCGCGTCGAGAGCGCCAGCCGCGGCAACGACTCGCGGCAAGCGCGCGACGACGCCCGGCAGGAGCAGGGCGAAGGCACCGGGCGCCGCAGCTCCAGCCGCCGGCGCGGACGCCGAGGTGGGCGCGGCCGCTCCGGCCAGGGAGAGCGCCCTGCCGGGGCGCGCACCTCCCAACGTGAGGGGAACGCGGAGGGCTCGGGTGCCTCGTCGGAGCCCCGGCAGGGCAGCGGCTCGGGTCGCCAAAGCTCGGAGCGTCGCACCAGCCGGGGCGCGCGTCAGCGCGCCAACGCCCGCAACCTGCAGGCAACGTCGGGCTCGCAACCTTCGGGACAGCGCGCCAAAGGCGCTGCGGCTGACACCTCGAAGCAGCCTCGTCGCACCCGTCGCGATCGCCGCCCGCTGAGCGAGCGTGATTGA
- a CDS encoding flavodoxin family protein — protein sequence MRQALIVYESMFGDNEKVAYAIAQGLATGMRVDVMEVSSAPPRVDSSIDLLVVGGPTHMTRLSTERSRHRAEDESEEDWEPLSESGVREWLAGLKARGEVGRGAAAAFGTNLQEPKWLSKVGQASRAIGRRLKHLGFELIEAPQTFFVEGTEGPLVEGEAERAHRFGVALARHFGEAPRPHA from the coding sequence ATGCGACAGGCGTTGATCGTGTACGAGTCGATGTTTGGAGACAACGAAAAGGTGGCCTACGCGATTGCGCAGGGGCTGGCCACCGGGATGCGTGTGGATGTGATGGAGGTGTCGTCGGCGCCGCCCCGGGTGGATAGCTCGATCGACCTGCTGGTGGTGGGGGGCCCCACTCATATGACGCGCTTGAGCACTGAGCGCTCGCGTCATCGTGCCGAAGACGAGTCGGAAGAAGACTGGGAGCCGCTCTCCGAGAGTGGGGTGCGGGAGTGGCTGGCCGGGTTGAAGGCGCGTGGCGAGGTGGGGCGCGGCGCGGCGGCAGCGTTTGGCACCAACCTCCAGGAGCCGAAGTGGCTCTCCAAGGTCGGTCAGGCGTCGCGGGCCATTGGTCGAAGGCTCAAGCACCTGGGGTTTGAGCTGATCGAGGCGCCGCAGACCTTCTTTGTCGAGGGCACCGAGGGACCGCTGGTGGAGGGAGAGGCCGAGCGAGCGCATCGTTTTGGTGTGGCGCTGGCGCGCCACTTCGGCGAAGCGCCGCGCCCTCACGCCTGA
- a CDS encoding glutathione S-transferase family protein, whose translation MPYALITIPFSHFCEKARWALNHHRLGFEEQAYLPLFHLIGALPSGQRSVPILKAGEKTVGDSTDILHFCDQVGSGTRLFAERSLDDAEPDAIETWEEEFDQRLGPAVRVVVYDVLLAHAAYTRDFMVESGPGWQRQAIRPGFGMLRQAISKSYAITPARAQRARGRIDDIFARVAQTLADGRPYLTGDTFSAADLTFGSLAGPLVSPAEYGAALPPLEGAPDALKRLTEEFRATAAGEYLLRLYANDRIQA comes from the coding sequence ATGCCCTACGCGCTGATCACCATCCCCTTTAGCCACTTCTGTGAGAAAGCCCGCTGGGCGCTCAATCACCATCGGCTGGGGTTTGAGGAGCAGGCCTACCTGCCCCTCTTTCACCTGATCGGCGCGCTCCCCTCCGGGCAGCGCTCGGTGCCGATCCTTAAAGCCGGCGAAAAGACCGTGGGAGACTCCACCGACATTTTGCACTTCTGCGATCAGGTCGGCTCGGGCACGCGTCTCTTCGCGGAGCGCTCGCTCGACGACGCGGAACCCGACGCCATCGAAACCTGGGAAGAGGAGTTCGATCAGCGTCTGGGCCCGGCGGTGCGGGTGGTCGTCTACGACGTGCTGCTGGCGCACGCCGCCTACACACGCGACTTCATGGTGGAGAGCGGCCCGGGATGGCAACGCCAGGCCATTCGCCCGGGCTTTGGCATGCTGCGCCAGGCGATCTCCAAGAGCTACGCGATCACCCCGGCGCGGGCGCAACGCGCCCGCGGACGTATCGACGATATTTTTGCCCGCGTGGCCCAGACGCTGGCCGACGGTCGCCCCTACCTCACCGGGGATACCTTCAGCGCCGCCGACCTGACCTTTGGGAGCCTGGCCGGCCCCCTGGTCTCCCCGGCCGAATACGGCGCGGCGCTCCCCCCGCTGGAGGGCGCACCCGATGCCCTCAAACGCCTGACCGAGGAGTTCCGCGCCACCGCCGCCGGCGAATATCTGCTGCGCCTCTACGCCAACGATCGCATTCAGGCGTGA
- a CDS encoding SulP family inorganic anion transporter: MTGKVRGWFPALRGGGAGRWRADTVAGLTLWVVLVPEVMAYATIAGVPPVVGLVASVASLAMYAALGTSSRVVMGPMAATAALSGATLASLHPTGPAEALALTAGLAILCGVAALVAGLLRMGFVVAMVSKPVLKGFVVGLSLAVVWGQLPVLLGAESAHGSFWKVGKIWLDVGDWFDVRSALIGIGGLTIMLVMRRYWPRSPAALVAVLGSLAVSWFLELPQAGVSSIGALEVGEIHMGWPSIELSRWGRLVGPALAVALVGFADGMGAARAVGTTVVPNRELIAQGGSNLGAGLVGGMVVNGSLSKSAVNRDAGARTQVSGLVAASLVVATLLWLGPVFAWLPHATLAAVVIAALWELVDFKGLVDLYHVGRSGKVEGVAVWADAAAAWVTFVGVIGLGVLEGLLVGVGGSLLLILYRASWPYIAELGVLEQEQGDLYVDQARHPEAQAVKGVVILRVESGFYFVNAEHVRRQVLKVARREGVRCVILDGESTPVIDVSAAQMLVKLAEELRKRDKVLAMARDVGQVRDILAEERKLRAMPHYASVGEAVEALAKDQT; this comes from the coding sequence ATGACGGGCAAGGTGCGGGGGTGGTTTCCGGCGTTGCGGGGAGGGGGCGCCGGGCGCTGGCGAGCCGATACGGTGGCCGGGCTCACACTCTGGGTGGTGCTGGTGCCCGAGGTGATGGCCTACGCCACCATCGCCGGGGTGCCCCCGGTGGTGGGACTTGTGGCTTCGGTGGCATCGCTGGCCATGTACGCGGCGCTGGGAACCTCGTCCCGGGTGGTGATGGGGCCGATGGCCGCGACCGCCGCGTTGAGCGGGGCGACCCTGGCTTCGCTTCATCCGACGGGCCCGGCCGAGGCCCTGGCGCTGACCGCGGGGCTGGCGATCTTGTGTGGCGTGGCCGCCCTGGTGGCCGGGCTGCTGCGCATGGGCTTTGTGGTGGCGATGGTCTCCAAGCCGGTGCTCAAGGGCTTTGTGGTGGGGCTGAGCCTGGCCGTGGTCTGGGGGCAGCTGCCAGTGTTGCTGGGGGCGGAGTCGGCCCACGGAAGTTTCTGGAAGGTGGGCAAGATCTGGCTGGACGTTGGCGACTGGTTTGATGTGCGCAGCGCGCTGATCGGGATCGGGGGGCTGACGATCATGCTGGTGATGCGACGCTATTGGCCCCGCTCGCCAGCGGCGCTTGTGGCGGTGTTAGGGAGCCTGGCGGTGTCGTGGTTTTTGGAGCTGCCGCAGGCCGGGGTGAGTTCGATTGGCGCGCTCGAAGTGGGTGAGATTCATATGGGGTGGCCGAGCATCGAACTTTCGCGCTGGGGCCGCCTGGTAGGCCCGGCGCTGGCGGTGGCGCTGGTGGGGTTTGCCGATGGGATGGGGGCGGCCCGGGCGGTGGGGACCACCGTGGTGCCCAACCGCGAGCTGATCGCCCAGGGGGGCTCCAACCTGGGTGCGGGCCTGGTCGGCGGGATGGTGGTCAACGGCAGCCTCTCCAAGAGTGCGGTCAACCGCGACGCCGGGGCGCGCACCCAGGTCTCGGGGCTTGTGGCCGCGTCGCTGGTGGTGGCCACGCTCTTGTGGCTGGGGCCGGTCTTTGCCTGGCTGCCCCACGCCACGCTGGCCGCGGTGGTGATCGCCGCGTTGTGGGAACTGGTCGATTTCAAGGGGTTGGTCGATCTCTACCACGTCGGTCGTTCGGGCAAGGTCGAAGGGGTGGCGGTGTGGGCCGACGCGGCCGCGGCCTGGGTAACCTTTGTGGGCGTGATCGGCCTGGGCGTGCTGGAGGGGCTGCTGGTGGGGGTGGGGGGCTCGTTACTTCTGATTTTGTATCGCGCCAGCTGGCCCTACATCGCCGAGCTCGGGGTGCTGGAGCAGGAGCAGGGCGATCTTTATGTGGATCAGGCGCGTCACCCCGAGGCGCAGGCGGTGAAGGGGGTGGTGATCCTGCGTGTGGAGAGCGGGTTCTACTTCGTGAACGCTGAGCATGTGCGTCGGCAGGTGCTCAAGGTGGCGCGGCGCGAGGGGGTACGTTGTGTGATCTTGGACGGGGAGTCGACGCCGGTGATCGATGTGAGCGCCGCACAGATGCTCGTGAAGCTGGCCGAAGAGCTGCGAAAACGAGACAAAGTTTTGGCCATGGCGCGGGATGTGGGGCAGGTGCGCGACATTTTGGCCGAGGAACGAAAACTGCGGGCGATGCCTCACTACGCCAGCGTAGGCGAGGCGGTGGAAGCCCTGGCCAAAGATCAGACCTGA
- a CDS encoding CAP domain-containing protein: MPGIISCYPARLLFPILLVSLTLACSDARGPRRTSPDVSLPEDVGPDANADADAELDTDAELDADADADTDTDAELDTDADTGPDDFISPEARRLYELIIAYRAEHDLGAIPLSPSLSLVASIHVADLNAHPEITDDECNLHSWSDQGDWTPCCYTPDHTRAECMWQKPGELSIYPGLGYEISAMSTRMTPESALSLWQGSPGHNAVILNQEGWTQPWQAIGVGIAGDYAHVWFGHEPDPLR; the protein is encoded by the coding sequence ATGCCCGGAATTATCTCCTGCTATCCTGCCCGGTTGTTGTTCCCCATCCTGCTCGTCAGCCTCACGCTGGCCTGCTCCGATGCCCGGGGACCTCGTCGTACTTCTCCAGACGTCTCACTGCCCGAAGACGTCGGACCCGACGCCAACGCCGACGCCGACGCCGAACTCGACACTGACGCCGAACTCGACGCCGACGCCGACGCCGACACCGACACCGACGCCGAACTCGACACCGACGCCGACACCGGACCCGACGACTTCATCTCGCCCGAAGCTCGCCGCCTCTACGAGCTGATCATCGCCTACCGCGCCGAGCACGATCTTGGCGCCATTCCCCTCTCCCCCTCGCTGAGTCTGGTCGCCAGCATCCACGTCGCGGACCTCAACGCCCACCCCGAGATCACCGACGACGAGTGCAACCTGCACTCCTGGTCCGACCAGGGCGACTGGACCCCCTGCTGCTACACCCCGGATCACACCCGGGCCGAATGCATGTGGCAAAAACCCGGCGAACTCAGCATCTACCCCGGCCTGGGCTACGAAATCTCGGCGATGAGCACCCGCATGACCCCCGAGAGCGCACTGAGCCTGTGGCAGGGCTCCCCGGGGCATAACGCCGTGATCCTCAACCAGGAGGGCTGGACCCAACCCTGGCAGGCCATCGGTGTGGGCATCGCCGGGGACTACGCCCATGTGTGGTTCGGCCACGAGCCCGACCCCTTGCGCTGA
- a CDS encoding LLM class flavin-dependent oxidoreductase, protein MTAEIPLSLLDLATVSTVDTPQSTLANSVRLAQLAESRGFVRHWVAEHHGMPGVASSSPEILIAHLAAHTSTIRLGSGGIMLPNHVPLKVAERFHTLEALHPGRIDLGIGRAPGTDQNTLRALRSFDPNHFPDQLQELRGLSAGTLPPEHPFARIRVMPDDVQLPPIWLLGSSGASAALAGRLGLGYAFASHFSPTDPQPALDAYRHHFEPSEHFPRPHIILAAAVIVADTDEEAQRLATSWDLAMVRLRRGVPAPFPTPDEALAYPYSPLEREFIHSHRKLQFIGTADHVTERLRDFVQKSGASELMIATFTYSHTSRARSLTLLSEAWQNP, encoded by the coding sequence ATGACCGCCGAGATTCCCCTCTCTCTACTCGACCTGGCCACGGTCAGCACGGTGGATACCCCTCAAAGCACTCTGGCCAATTCCGTCAGGCTCGCTCAGCTTGCCGAATCCCGCGGCTTTGTCCGCCACTGGGTGGCCGAACACCACGGCATGCCCGGCGTGGCCAGCTCCTCCCCGGAGATCCTCATCGCGCATCTGGCCGCGCACACCTCCACCATCCGCCTGGGAAGCGGCGGCATCATGCTGCCCAACCACGTGCCGCTCAAAGTCGCCGAGCGCTTCCACACCCTGGAGGCCCTGCACCCGGGGCGCATCGACTTAGGAATCGGCCGGGCCCCGGGCACCGACCAGAACACCCTGCGGGCGCTGCGCTCCTTTGACCCCAACCACTTCCCCGACCAGCTCCAGGAGCTACGCGGGCTCTCCGCCGGCACGCTCCCCCCCGAACACCCCTTCGCCCGCATCCGGGTGATGCCCGACGACGTGCAGCTCCCGCCCATCTGGCTGCTGGGCTCCTCCGGAGCCAGCGCGGCGCTGGCCGGTCGCCTGGGCCTGGGCTACGCCTTCGCCAGCCACTTCAGCCCCACCGACCCGCAGCCGGCCCTGGACGCCTACCGCCACCACTTCGAGCCCTCCGAGCACTTCCCCCGACCCCATATCATCCTGGCCGCCGCCGTCATCGTCGCCGACACCGACGAAGAGGCCCAGCGCCTGGCCACCTCCTGGGATCTGGCCATGGTGCGTCTGCGCCGCGGGGTCCCCGCCCCCTTCCCCACCCCTGACGAGGCGCTGGCCTACCCCTACAGCCCGCTGGAGCGCGAGTTCATTCACTCCCATCGCAAACTGCAGTTCATTGGCACCGCCGACCACGTCACCGAGCGACTGCGCGACTTCGTACAAAAAAGTGGCGCCAGCGAGCTGATGATCGCCACCTTCACCTACTCGCACACCAGCCGCGCCCGCTCCCTGACGCTCCTCTCCGAAGCCTGGCAGAACCCCTGA